In the Nicotiana tabacum cultivar K326 chromosome 16, ASM71507v2, whole genome shotgun sequence genome, one interval contains:
- the LOC107790012 gene encoding small ribosomal subunit protein eS21-like — protein sequence MQNDEGQNMDLYIPRKCSATNRLITSKDHASVQLNVGHLDEFGRYNNQFTTYAFCGFIRAQGDADSGLDRLWLKKKAEVGQQ from the exons ATGCAGAACGACGAGGGACAAAACATGGACCTTTACATCCCTAGGAAGTG CTCTGCCACTAACAGGTTGATCACTTCTAAGGATCACGCTTCTGTCCAGCTCAACGTTGGGCATTTGGATGAGTTTGGCCGATACAATAACCAGTTCACTACTTATGCTTTCTGTGGATTTATTCGTGCCCAG GGAGACGCCGATAGTGGCCTTGATAGGCTCTGGCTAAAGAAGAAAGCTGAAGTTGGACAGCAATGA
- the LOC142170673 gene encoding uncharacterized protein LOC142170673: MRAVLFSQMSFQNLMCSPLPANCIDQSSSRGEEQHETVEQEHHPGRIKPYDDVNAAFDSCTFLCKYVSYSRINATVTPSLAAQQVEQLQLILLPHLTCLMPHDNGFLKTVSSPQWNRAHLAGFKHLFFIDHLTKGATADNPCHRLWWS; the protein is encoded by the exons ATGAGGGCTGTGTTATTCAGCCAAATGTCCTTCCAAAATCTGATGTGCTCTCCATTACCAG CAAATTGCATTGATCAAAGCTCAAGCAGGGGTGAAGAACAACACGAGACGGTTGAGCAGGAGCATCATCCTGGAAGGATCAAACCATATGATGATGTG AATGCAGCCTTTGATTCTTGCACATTCCTTTGCAAATATGTCAGTTACAGCAG GATTAATGCCACAGTAACTCCTAGCCTTGCAGCGCAACAGGTCGAACAGCTTCAGCTAATTCTCCTGCCCCATTTGACTTGTCTCATGCCTCATGACAATGGCTTTCTCAAAACAGTAAG TTCTCCCCAGTGGAATAGGGCCCATCTTGCTGGCTTCAAACACTTATTTTTCATTGACCATCTTACAAAAGGAGCCACTGCAGATAATCCATGCCATAGATTATGGTGGTCGTAA